The following proteins come from a genomic window of Populus nigra chromosome 6, ddPopNigr1.1, whole genome shotgun sequence:
- the LOC133696588 gene encoding metal tolerance protein 10-like isoform X1, with the protein MEGDQSDHRKNVTEDYSAEALPFAKSAVGEDPLTWRLSLDSFRIEKQDTDRGRQTWSSFLRTSSRKQRKVSEYYKKQERLLEGYNEMEAMTESGCFPGNPTEDEMKQLAKSERLAIYISNVANLLLFAAKVYASMESKSLAVIASTLDSLLDLLSGFILWFTSYAMKKPNHYHHYPIGKKRMQPVGIIVFASVMATLGLQILLESGRRLILKKGPEMDKGQEKWMIAIMVSVTVVKFLLMLYCRRFKNEIVRAYAQDHLFDVVTNSVGLITAVLAIRYYWWIDPTGAIIIALYTINTWTRTVIENVWSLIGRTAPPEFLAKLTYLIWNHHKEIKHIDTVRAYTFGKHYFAEVDIVLPGDMVLNQAHNIGEDLQEKLEQLPEVERAFVHIDFEFSHRPEHRSKF; encoded by the exons ATGGAAGGAGATCAGAGCGATCACAGAAAGAATGTTACAGAAGATTATAGTGCAGAGGCTCTTCCATTTGCAAAATCAGCGGTAGGAGAGGACCCATTGACATGGCGACTCAGTCTCGACAGTTTTCGCATAGAAAAGCAAGACACTGATCGTGGTCGTCAAACTTGGTCCTCTTTCCTGCGTACATCATCAA GGAAGCAACGCAAGGTTTCTGAATACTACAAGAAACAAGAAAGGCTACTTGAAGGGTATAATGAGATGGAGGCCATGACTGAATCGGGTTGTTTCCCTGGAAATCCGACAGAG GATGAAATGAAGCAGCTGGCAAAGAGTGAGCGACTAGCAATTTATATTTCCAATGTAGCTAACTTGCTACTATTTGCAGCAAAGGTTTATGCTTCTATGGAGAGCAAATCTTTGGCAGTTATTGCTTCAACTCTGGACTCCCTACTGGATCTCTTGTCGGGATTTATTTTGTGGTTCACTTCATATGCCATGAAAAAGCCAAACCATTACCACCACTATCCAATTGGAAAGAAACGGATGCAGCCCGTG GGCATCATTGTCTTTGCATCTGTAATGGCGACACTGGGGTTGCAAATTCTACTTGAGTCTGGTCGGCGGCTCATTTTGAAG AAAGGGCCTGAAATGGATAAGGGGCAGGAGAAATGGATGATTGCCATAATGGTTTCTGTCACGGTAGTGAAGTTTCTGCTAATGCTCTATTGTCGAAgatttaagaatgaaattgtCAGAGCCTATGCTCAAGATCATCTTTTTGACGTCGTAACAAATTCAGTTGGTTTGATAACAGCCGTCCTAGCAATCCGATATTACTGGTGGATCGATCCTACTGGAGCTATTATA ATAGCGTTGTATACCATCAACACATGGACCAGAACAGTTATCGAGAATGTATGGTCTTTGATTGGAAGAACTGCCCCGCCTGAGTTTCTAGCAAAGCTAACATACCTGATATGGAATCACCATAAAGAGATCAAGCATATTGACACGGTTAGGGCGTACACTTTCGGTAAACATTACTTTGCGGAGGTTGACATAGTCTTGCCAGGAGACATGGTTTTGAACCAAGCACATAATATCGGCGAGGATCTCCAAGAGAAGCTTGAGCAATTACCTGAAGTTGAGCGAGCTTTTGTGCATATAGATTTCGAGTTTTCCCATAGGCCTGAACACAGGAGCAAGTTCTAA
- the LOC133697776 gene encoding metal tolerance protein 10-like isoform X1: MEGDQSDHRKNVTEDYSAEALPFAKSAVGEDPLTWRLSLDSFRIEKQDTDRGRQTWSSFLRTSSRKQRKVSEYYKKQERLLEGYNEMEAMTEPGCFPGNPTEDEMKQLAKSERLAIHISNVANLLLFAAKVYASMESKSLAVIASTLDSLLDLLSGFILWFTSHAMKKPNHYHHYPIGKKRMQPVGIIVFASVMATLGLQILLESGRQLVLKKGPEMDKGQEKWMIAIMVSVTVVKFLLMLYCRRFKNEIVRAYAQDHLFDVVTNSVGLITAVLAIRYYWWIDPTGAIIIALYTITTWARTVIENVWSLIGRTAPPEFLAKLTYLIWNHHKEIKHIDTVRAYTFGNHYFAEVDIVLPEDMVLNQAHNIGEDLQEKLEQLPEVERAFVHIDFEFSHRPEHKSKI, from the exons ATGGAAGGAGATCAGAGCGATCACAGAAAGAATGTTACAGAAGATTATAGTGCAGAGGCTCTTCCATTTGCAAAATCAGCGGTAGGAGAGGACCCATTGACATGGCGACTCAGTCTCGACAGTTTTCGCATAGAAAAGCAAGACACTGATCGTGGTCGTCAAACTTGGTCCTCTTTCCTGCGTACATCATCAA GGAAGCAACGCAAGGTTTCTGAATACTACAAGAAACAAGAAAGGCTACTTGAAGGGTATAATGAGATGGAGGCCATGACTGAACCGGGTTGTTTCCCTGGAAATCCGACAGAG GATGAAATGAAGCAGCTGGCAAAGAGTGAGCGACTGGCAATTCATATTTCCAATGTAGCTAACTTGCTACTATTTGCAGCAAAGGTTTATGCTTCTATGGAGAGCAAATCTTTGGCAGTTATTGCTTCAACTCTGGACTCCCTACTGGATCTCTTGTCGGGATTTATTTTGTGGTTCACTTCCCATGCCATGAAAAAGCCAAACCATTACCACCACTATCCAATTGGAAAGAAACGGATGCAGCCCGTG GGCATCATTGTCTTTGCATCTGTAATGGCGACACTGGGATTGCAAATTCTTCTTGAGTCTGGTCGGCAGCTCGTTTTGAAG AAAGGGCCTGAAATGGATAAGGGGCAGGAGAAATGGATGATTGCCATAATGGTTTCTGTCACGGTAGTGAAGTTTCTGCTAATGCTCTATTGTCGAAgatttaagaatgaaattgtCAGAGCCTATGCTCAAGATCATCTTTTTGACGTCGTAACAAATTCAGTTGGTTTGATAACAGCCGTCCTAGCAATCCGATATTACTGGTGGATCGATCCTACTGGAGCTATTATA ATAGCGTTGTATACCATCACCACATGGGCCAGAACAGTTATCGAGAATGTATGGTCTTTGATTGGAAGAACTGCCCCGCCTGAGTTTCTAGCAAAGCTAACATACCTGATATGGAATCACCATAAAGAGATCAAGCACATTGACACAGTTAGGGCATACACTTTCGGTAACCATTACTTTGCGGAGGTTGACATAGTCTTGCCAGAAGACATGGTTTTGAACCAAGCACATAATATCGGCGAGGATCTCCAAGAGAAGCTTGAGCAGTTACCTGAAGTTGAGCGAGCTTTTGTGCATATAGATTTCGAGTTTTCCCATAGGCCTGAACACAAGAGCAAGATCTAA
- the LOC133697776 gene encoding metal tolerance protein 10-like isoform X3 codes for MEAMTEPGCFPGNPTEDEMKQLAKSERLAIHISNVANLLLFAAKVYASMESKSLAVIASTLDSLLDLLSGFILWFTSHAMKKPNHYHHYPIGKKRMQPVGIIVFASVMATLGLQILLESGRQLVLKKGPEMDKGQEKWMIAIMVSVTVVKFLLMLYCRRFKNEIVRAYAQDHLFDVVTNSVGLITAVLAIRYYWWIDPTGAIIIALYTITTWARTVIENVWSLIGRTAPPEFLAKLTYLIWNHHKEIKHIDTVRAYTFGNHYFAEVDIVLPEDMVLNQAHNIGEDLQEKLEQLPEVERAFVHIDFEFSHRPEHKSKI; via the exons ATGGAGGCCATGACTGAACCGGGTTGTTTCCCTGGAAATCCGACAGAG GATGAAATGAAGCAGCTGGCAAAGAGTGAGCGACTGGCAATTCATATTTCCAATGTAGCTAACTTGCTACTATTTGCAGCAAAGGTTTATGCTTCTATGGAGAGCAAATCTTTGGCAGTTATTGCTTCAACTCTGGACTCCCTACTGGATCTCTTGTCGGGATTTATTTTGTGGTTCACTTCCCATGCCATGAAAAAGCCAAACCATTACCACCACTATCCAATTGGAAAGAAACGGATGCAGCCCGTG GGCATCATTGTCTTTGCATCTGTAATGGCGACACTGGGATTGCAAATTCTTCTTGAGTCTGGTCGGCAGCTCGTTTTGAAG AAAGGGCCTGAAATGGATAAGGGGCAGGAGAAATGGATGATTGCCATAATGGTTTCTGTCACGGTAGTGAAGTTTCTGCTAATGCTCTATTGTCGAAgatttaagaatgaaattgtCAGAGCCTATGCTCAAGATCATCTTTTTGACGTCGTAACAAATTCAGTTGGTTTGATAACAGCCGTCCTAGCAATCCGATATTACTGGTGGATCGATCCTACTGGAGCTATTATA ATAGCGTTGTATACCATCACCACATGGGCCAGAACAGTTATCGAGAATGTATGGTCTTTGATTGGAAGAACTGCCCCGCCTGAGTTTCTAGCAAAGCTAACATACCTGATATGGAATCACCATAAAGAGATCAAGCACATTGACACAGTTAGGGCATACACTTTCGGTAACCATTACTTTGCGGAGGTTGACATAGTCTTGCCAGAAGACATGGTTTTGAACCAAGCACATAATATCGGCGAGGATCTCCAAGAGAAGCTTGAGCAGTTACCTGAAGTTGAGCGAGCTTTTGTGCATATAGATTTCGAGTTTTCCCATAGGCCTGAACACAAGAGCAAGATCTAA
- the LOC133696588 gene encoding metal tolerance protein 10-like isoform X2 has translation MEAMTESGCFPGNPTEDEMKQLAKSERLAIYISNVANLLLFAAKVYASMESKSLAVIASTLDSLLDLLSGFILWFTSYAMKKPNHYHHYPIGKKRMQPVGIIVFASVMATLGLQILLESGRRLILKKGPEMDKGQEKWMIAIMVSVTVVKFLLMLYCRRFKNEIVRAYAQDHLFDVVTNSVGLITAVLAIRYYWWIDPTGAIIIALYTINTWTRTVIENVWSLIGRTAPPEFLAKLTYLIWNHHKEIKHIDTVRAYTFGKHYFAEVDIVLPGDMVLNQAHNIGEDLQEKLEQLPEVERAFVHIDFEFSHRPEHRSKF, from the exons ATGGAGGCCATGACTGAATCGGGTTGTTTCCCTGGAAATCCGACAGAG GATGAAATGAAGCAGCTGGCAAAGAGTGAGCGACTAGCAATTTATATTTCCAATGTAGCTAACTTGCTACTATTTGCAGCAAAGGTTTATGCTTCTATGGAGAGCAAATCTTTGGCAGTTATTGCTTCAACTCTGGACTCCCTACTGGATCTCTTGTCGGGATTTATTTTGTGGTTCACTTCATATGCCATGAAAAAGCCAAACCATTACCACCACTATCCAATTGGAAAGAAACGGATGCAGCCCGTG GGCATCATTGTCTTTGCATCTGTAATGGCGACACTGGGGTTGCAAATTCTACTTGAGTCTGGTCGGCGGCTCATTTTGAAG AAAGGGCCTGAAATGGATAAGGGGCAGGAGAAATGGATGATTGCCATAATGGTTTCTGTCACGGTAGTGAAGTTTCTGCTAATGCTCTATTGTCGAAgatttaagaatgaaattgtCAGAGCCTATGCTCAAGATCATCTTTTTGACGTCGTAACAAATTCAGTTGGTTTGATAACAGCCGTCCTAGCAATCCGATATTACTGGTGGATCGATCCTACTGGAGCTATTATA ATAGCGTTGTATACCATCAACACATGGACCAGAACAGTTATCGAGAATGTATGGTCTTTGATTGGAAGAACTGCCCCGCCTGAGTTTCTAGCAAAGCTAACATACCTGATATGGAATCACCATAAAGAGATCAAGCATATTGACACGGTTAGGGCGTACACTTTCGGTAAACATTACTTTGCGGAGGTTGACATAGTCTTGCCAGGAGACATGGTTTTGAACCAAGCACATAATATCGGCGAGGATCTCCAAGAGAAGCTTGAGCAATTACCTGAAGTTGAGCGAGCTTTTGTGCATATAGATTTCGAGTTTTCCCATAGGCCTGAACACAGGAGCAAGTTCTAA
- the LOC133697776 gene encoding metal tolerance protein 10-like isoform X2 yields MARESGGGGTDYTTEDDNTHLLPPPASWRLDIDKFRLPRESHKHGSHDRVSSFSLDRLLPTSRKQRKVSEYYKKQERLLEGYNEMEAMTEPGCFPGNPTEDEMKQLAKSERLAIHISNVANLLLFAAKVYASMESKSLAVIASTLDSLLDLLSGFILWFTSHAMKKPNHYHHYPIGKKRMQPVGIIVFASVMATLGLQILLESGRQLVLKKGPEMDKGQEKWMIAIMVSVTVVKFLLMLYCRRFKNEIVRAYAQDHLFDVVTNSVGLITAVLAIRYYWWIDPTGAIIIALYTITTWARTVIENVWSLIGRTAPPEFLAKLTYLIWNHHKEIKHIDTVRAYTFGNHYFAEVDIVLPEDMVLNQAHNIGEDLQEKLEQLPEVERAFVHIDFEFSHRPEHKSKI; encoded by the exons ATGGCTAGAGAGAGTGGCGGCGGCGGCACTGATTATACAACAGAAGATGATAACACTCATTTGCTTCCTCCACCGGCCTCATGGAGATTAGATATTGATAAGTTCCGTCTTCCTCGAGAAAGTCATAAGCATGGCAGTCATGATCGAGTCTCTTCTTTCTCCCTGGACCGTCTCCTCCCTACTTCAA GGAAGCAACGCAAGGTTTCTGAATACTACAAGAAACAAGAAAGGCTACTTGAAGGGTATAATGAGATGGAGGCCATGACTGAACCGGGTTGTTTCCCTGGAAATCCGACAGAG GATGAAATGAAGCAGCTGGCAAAGAGTGAGCGACTGGCAATTCATATTTCCAATGTAGCTAACTTGCTACTATTTGCAGCAAAGGTTTATGCTTCTATGGAGAGCAAATCTTTGGCAGTTATTGCTTCAACTCTGGACTCCCTACTGGATCTCTTGTCGGGATTTATTTTGTGGTTCACTTCCCATGCCATGAAAAAGCCAAACCATTACCACCACTATCCAATTGGAAAGAAACGGATGCAGCCCGTG GGCATCATTGTCTTTGCATCTGTAATGGCGACACTGGGATTGCAAATTCTTCTTGAGTCTGGTCGGCAGCTCGTTTTGAAG AAAGGGCCTGAAATGGATAAGGGGCAGGAGAAATGGATGATTGCCATAATGGTTTCTGTCACGGTAGTGAAGTTTCTGCTAATGCTCTATTGTCGAAgatttaagaatgaaattgtCAGAGCCTATGCTCAAGATCATCTTTTTGACGTCGTAACAAATTCAGTTGGTTTGATAACAGCCGTCCTAGCAATCCGATATTACTGGTGGATCGATCCTACTGGAGCTATTATA ATAGCGTTGTATACCATCACCACATGGGCCAGAACAGTTATCGAGAATGTATGGTCTTTGATTGGAAGAACTGCCCCGCCTGAGTTTCTAGCAAAGCTAACATACCTGATATGGAATCACCATAAAGAGATCAAGCACATTGACACAGTTAGGGCATACACTTTCGGTAACCATTACTTTGCGGAGGTTGACATAGTCTTGCCAGAAGACATGGTTTTGAACCAAGCACATAATATCGGCGAGGATCTCCAAGAGAAGCTTGAGCAGTTACCTGAAGTTGAGCGAGCTTTTGTGCATATAGATTTCGAGTTTTCCCATAGGCCTGAACACAAGAGCAAGATCTAA